In bacterium, a single window of DNA contains:
- the rpoD_2 gene encoding RNA polymerase sigma factor RpoD produces the protein MTKQTDPAAKAPATTVPAKKATKSTKATPPAAEPAPAPKKPRPEYAQTVKGPTGQIAQLLSEGKRPIPTLKESLEQSRKARHEAVAGGPRQPRPRIDEEEVSEDSVKLFLKDVGRVNLLTLPEERHLAMTVKYSTDPREVERAKEKLIKANMRLVVATAKKYTNRGVDFLDLLQEGTIGLIKAVEKFDPDLGWKFSTYSSWWIRQRLSRIIADQGSLVRKPVYVVDTINKFAKIQAQLQREYEGAEVPLQAIADAMGIDLEKAIELQQISRKTLSLDSPIAGDEDGNSLKEIIADAEMQPPEERALSNIRDTTLRQALALLDDRERRVLSMCYGLDGAEVRTLDDIGRMEGITRERVRQVRNRAMNKIKNSELGQVMQAFLSQE, from the coding sequence GTGACCAAACAGACGGATCCCGCCGCGAAAGCTCCCGCGACCACTGTTCCCGCGAAGAAAGCGACGAAGTCGACGAAGGCAACACCTCCAGCTGCCGAGCCTGCGCCGGCTCCGAAGAAGCCCCGTCCGGAATATGCCCAGACCGTGAAAGGGCCGACTGGCCAGATCGCACAACTGCTGTCCGAGGGGAAGCGCCCGATCCCAACGCTCAAGGAGAGCCTGGAACAGTCGCGCAAGGCACGGCATGAAGCGGTGGCAGGTGGACCGCGCCAGCCCCGTCCCCGCATCGACGAAGAGGAAGTATCAGAGGACAGCGTCAAGCTCTTCCTGAAAGACGTCGGGCGGGTGAATCTCCTGACCCTCCCGGAAGAGCGGCATCTGGCGATGACCGTGAAGTACTCCACGGATCCGCGGGAAGTCGAGCGGGCCAAAGAGAAGCTCATCAAGGCGAACATGCGTCTCGTGGTGGCGACCGCGAAGAAGTACACCAACCGGGGTGTCGATTTCCTCGACCTGCTGCAGGAGGGGACCATCGGGCTGATCAAGGCAGTGGAGAAGTTCGATCCCGACCTCGGCTGGAAGTTCTCAACCTACTCCAGCTGGTGGATTCGTCAGCGCCTTAGCCGGATCATCGCCGACCAGGGGTCCCTGGTCCGCAAGCCGGTGTATGTGGTCGACACCATCAACAAGTTCGCGAAGATTCAGGCGCAGCTCCAGCGGGAGTACGAAGGGGCGGAGGTACCGCTCCAGGCGATCGCGGATGCCATGGGGATCGATCTGGAGAAAGCGATTGAGTTGCAGCAGATTTCGCGCAAGACCTTGTCGCTCGATTCGCCCATCGCTGGTGATGAGGATGGCAACAGCCTGAAAGAGATCATTGCCGACGCCGAAATGCAGCCACCGGAAGAACGGGCGCTGTCGAACATCCGCGACACCACGTTGCGGCAGGCACTGGCGCTGCTGGATGACCGGGAGCGTCGGGTGCTCAGCATGTGCTACGGCCTGGATGGGGCGGAGGTCCGGACGCTGGACGATATCGGCCGGATGGAAGGGATCACCCGGGAGCGGGTGCGTCAGGTGCGGAACCGGGCGATGAACAAGATCAAGAACTCCGAGCTGGGGCAGGTCATGCAGGCTTTCCTGAGTCAGGAGTGA
- the pdxT gene encoding Pyridoxal 5'-phosphate synthase subunit PdxT yields the protein MTTTASPIGVLALQGNVEQHTKVLESLGVPVRMVRLPADLPGLAGLVLPGGESTTLLRHFDRLGWWEPLTTALNAGLPAYGTCMGAILLAREVLPTRQQNLGVLDVVIERNAYGRQVASFEADIPMEGFGDAVPLHAHFIRAPKFVSLGGGVETMASLGADPVVVRQGKLLASTFHPEVVGDPRIHRWFVRELCGLPVLG from the coding sequence GTGACCACGACCGCCTCCCCCATCGGAGTCCTGGCGCTCCAGGGCAATGTGGAGCAGCACACAAAAGTGCTGGAGTCGCTGGGTGTCCCGGTCCGGATGGTCCGGCTCCCCGCCGATCTGCCGGGCCTCGCGGGGCTGGTCCTGCCTGGTGGGGAGAGCACCACCCTGCTCCGGCACTTTGATCGCCTCGGCTGGTGGGAGCCACTGACCACCGCACTCAACGCCGGGTTGCCGGCCTACGGCACCTGCATGGGGGCGATTCTCCTGGCGCGGGAGGTGCTCCCCACGCGGCAACAGAACCTGGGCGTCCTGGATGTCGTCATCGAGCGCAACGCCTACGGCCGGCAGGTGGCGTCGTTTGAGGCCGATATCCCCATGGAAGGCTTCGGCGATGCGGTCCCCCTGCATGCGCACTTCATCCGGGCACCGAAGTTTGTCAGCCTCGGGGGAGGCGTGGAAACCATGGCGAGCCTGGGGGCAGACCCGGTGGTCGTACGTCAGGGGAAGCTCCTCGCCAGCACCTTCCACCCGGAGGTGGTGGGGGATCCCCGCATCCATCGCTGGTTTGTCCGGGAACTCTGCGGGCTCCCGGTGTTGGGATAA
- the cspB_2 gene encoding Cold shock protein CspB: MEEGNVKWFDTDKGYGFITSPGGEDVFVHFTAIPGEGYRVLNQGDKVRFDKVQGQKGPQARNVMSYSARRLFKRL, encoded by the coding sequence GTGGAAGAAGGCAACGTCAAGTGGTTTGATACCGACAAGGGCTACGGGTTCATCACCAGCCCCGGCGGCGAGGACGTCTTCGTCCATTTCACCGCCATTCCCGGGGAGGGCTACCGTGTCCTGAATCAGGGCGACAAGGTCCGCTTCGATAAGGTCCAGGGGCAGAAGGGGCCACAGGCCCGCAATGTCATGAGCTACAGCGCTCGCCGACTCTTCAAGCGCCTCTAA